Below is a window of Nitrospirae bacterium YQR-1 DNA.
TGATGATATCCCTAGCCAAAGAATTTTGGGAAAATACTTGAAAAAACATGGGTATGATACGATATTTGCAACAAATGGAGTGGATGCGATAGAAATACTTGCAAAAGACAGCATAACAATGATAATTACAGGATTAAATATGCCGATTATGGGTGGTATAGAATTTATTGAACATGTGAAATCTAATCCTTTATTAAACACAATTCCAATATTAGTGATAACAACAGATGACAGATTATAGAAAAAAACGA
It encodes the following:
- a CDS encoding response regulator is translated as MKILVVDDDIPSQRILGKYLKKHGYDTIFATNGVDAIEILAKDSITMIITGLNMPIMGGIEFIEHVKSNPLLNTIPILVITTDDRL